A single window of Streptomyces griseoviridis DNA harbors:
- a CDS encoding ferredoxin, with protein sequence MKVTGDREVCVGAGLCALTAPEVFDQDDDGLVTVLAPDPGDGDKAAAREAAVLCPSGAVRVVG encoded by the coding sequence ATGAAGGTGACGGGCGACCGTGAGGTCTGCGTGGGAGCCGGCCTGTGCGCGCTGACGGCGCCGGAGGTCTTCGACCAGGACGACGACGGACTCGTGACCGTCCTCGCCCCCGACCCGGGCGACGGGGACAAGGCCGCGGCGCGCGAGGCGGCCGTGCTCTGCCCGTCGGGCGCGGTACGCGTCGTCGGGTAA
- a CDS encoding ABC transporter permease, giving the protein MSSASPTLLPVNALLGWVLAVLLAVAVTVTAVARLSPEQGFGRAREVLTAGVRAAVQLAAVSAVIGWVVHHGAALLGFLLLMYAVAVRTAGRRITSDGTWWWAALPIAAGVVPAVALLLSTGLLPLRGIALVPVTGILIGGALTATVLAGRQGLAALGGRHGEVEAGLALGMTERDARIEIARPAAADALVPGLDQTRTVGLVTLPGAFVGMLLGGADALTAGAVQFFVLVALMAVQAVAVTVTLELVARRRLTAPRPGTAPAKSRRSLTSWRGRRGRSSSGPLAPAPEGR; this is encoded by the coding sequence ATGAGCAGCGCCTCCCCCACCCTGCTGCCGGTCAACGCGCTGCTCGGCTGGGTGCTCGCCGTGCTGCTGGCGGTCGCCGTCACGGTGACGGCCGTGGCGCGGCTCTCGCCCGAGCAGGGCTTCGGCCGCGCCCGCGAGGTGCTGACGGCCGGGGTGCGCGCGGCGGTCCAACTGGCCGCCGTCTCCGCCGTCATCGGCTGGGTCGTCCACCATGGCGCGGCGCTGCTCGGGTTCCTGCTGCTGATGTACGCCGTCGCCGTGCGGACCGCGGGACGCAGGATCACCTCCGACGGCACCTGGTGGTGGGCCGCCCTGCCCATCGCGGCCGGGGTGGTCCCCGCCGTCGCGCTTCTGCTGTCCACCGGGCTGCTTCCGCTGCGCGGCATCGCGCTCGTTCCGGTGACCGGCATCCTGATCGGCGGCGCGCTCACCGCGACGGTGCTGGCCGGACGCCAGGGCCTGGCCGCCCTCGGCGGGCGGCACGGCGAGGTCGAGGCGGGCCTCGCCCTCGGCATGACCGAACGCGACGCCCGGATCGAGATCGCCCGCCCCGCCGCCGCCGACGCCCTCGTCCCGGGGCTGGACCAGACCCGCACCGTCGGCCTGGTCACGCTGCCGGGCGCCTTCGTCGGCATGCTCCTGGGCGGGGCCGACGCGCTCACCGCAGGGGCCGTGCAGTTCTTCGTCCTCGTCGCCCTCATGGCCGTCCAGGCGGTCGCGGTCACCGTCACCCTCGAACTGGTCGCCCGCCGCCGCCTCACCGCACCCCGCCCCGGTACCGCGCCTGCCAAGTCCCGGCGGTCGCTCACCTCCTGGCGCGGGCGGAGGGGGAGGTCCTCTTCCGGGCCGCTCGCCCCGGCTCCGGAAGGGCGGTGA
- a CDS encoding DUF2071 domain-containing protein: MRQPHLSSVVERRLLVNYRVAPDAAARLLPAPLRPRLVRGHAVAGICLLRLGALRPDWAPRALGLRSENAAHRIAVEWDGPDGVEMGVYIPRRDTGSWLNAWSGGRVFPGEHGRADFEVRETAARVRVAYATRDGGTRVDTTVDVCDELRDSELFADLDEASRFFESGTKGFSDTRSGHHLDGMELRTDAWHIEAGRVRSAASTFFDDPDRFPPGSATLDCALVMRNVPVSWSPLPDMALA; this comes from the coding sequence ATGAGACAGCCACACCTGTCCAGCGTCGTCGAGCGGCGGCTTCTGGTGAACTACCGGGTCGCGCCGGACGCGGCGGCCCGCCTGCTCCCGGCGCCGCTGCGCCCGCGGCTGGTGCGCGGCCACGCGGTCGCGGGCATCTGCCTGCTGCGGCTCGGCGCCCTGCGGCCCGACTGGGCACCCCGGGCCCTAGGCCTGCGGAGCGAGAACGCGGCGCACCGGATCGCCGTCGAGTGGGACGGGCCCGACGGCGTGGAGATGGGCGTCTACATCCCGCGGCGCGACACGGGCTCCTGGCTCAACGCCTGGTCGGGAGGGCGGGTCTTCCCCGGCGAACACGGCCGCGCCGACTTCGAGGTACGGGAGACGGCAGCGCGGGTGCGGGTCGCCTACGCGACGCGGGACGGTGGCACCCGGGTGGACACCACCGTCGACGTCTGCGACGAACTGCGCGACAGCGAACTCTTCGCCGACCTCGACGAGGCGTCCCGCTTCTTCGAGAGCGGCACGAAGGGCTTCTCGGACACCAGGTCGGGCCACCACCTGGACGGCATGGAGCTGCGCACCGACGCCTGGCACATCGAGGCGGGCCGGGTGCGCTCCGCCGCGTCCACCTTCTTCGACGACCCGGACCGGTTCCCGCCGGGCAGCGCGACCCTGGACTGCGCCCTGGTCATGCGGAACGTTCCCGTCAGCTGGTCGCCCCTGCCGGACATGGCACTCGCCTGA
- the efeU gene encoding iron uptake transporter permease EfeU yields MFGNYLIGLREGLEASLVVCVLIAYLVKTGNKSRLAPIWAGVAIAVALSLAFGALLQFGSSTLTFQAQEILGGTLSILSVGLVTWMVFWMRRTARHLRSELHGRLDAALALGTGALVLTAFLAVGREGLETSLFLWTAVQASGDGVRPLVGALLGLATSVVLGWLFYQGTLRIDLARFFRWTGALLVLVAAGVLAYGVHDLQEGDVLPGLRSLAFDISGTVPPDSWYGTLLKGTLNFQPDPTVLQVVVWLLYLVPVMALFLAPDRARPAPRAQRPARRTSTG; encoded by the coding sequence GTGTTCGGCAACTACCTGATCGGACTGCGCGAGGGTCTGGAGGCGAGCCTGGTCGTCTGCGTCCTCATCGCCTACCTCGTCAAGACCGGCAACAAGAGCCGGCTGGCGCCCATCTGGGCGGGGGTGGCCATCGCCGTCGCCCTGTCGCTCGCCTTCGGCGCGCTGCTGCAGTTCGGGTCCTCCACCCTCACCTTCCAGGCGCAGGAGATCCTGGGCGGCACCCTGTCCATCCTGTCGGTGGGCCTGGTCACCTGGATGGTGTTCTGGATGCGGCGCACCGCGCGCCACCTCAGGAGCGAACTCCACGGCAGGCTCGACGCCGCCCTCGCGCTCGGCACCGGCGCGCTGGTGCTCACCGCCTTCCTCGCCGTCGGCCGCGAGGGACTGGAGACGTCCCTCTTCCTCTGGACCGCCGTGCAGGCCAGCGGCGACGGGGTCCGCCCGCTCGTCGGCGCCCTGCTCGGGCTCGCCACCTCGGTGGTGCTCGGCTGGCTGTTCTACCAGGGCACCCTGCGCATCGACCTGGCCCGGTTCTTCCGCTGGACCGGCGCGCTGCTCGTGCTGGTCGCCGCCGGGGTCCTCGCGTACGGCGTCCACGACCTCCAGGAGGGTGACGTCCTGCCCGGCCTGCGCAGCCTCGCCTTCGACATCAGCGGCACCGTCCCGCCGGACTCCTGGTACGGGACGCTGCTGAAGGGCACCCTCAACTTCCAGCCCGACCCGACCGTTCTCCAGGTGGTCGTCTGGCTGCTCTACCTCGTCCCGGTGATGGCCCTCTTCCTCGCCCCCGACCGCGCCCGCCCGGCTCCCCGGGCGCAGCGGCCCGCGCGCCGGACGAGCACCGGATGA
- a CDS encoding DedA family protein → MTPAHQAAPPLQLAVNLLDAQSLLATFGTIGIAVVLFAETGLLIGFFLPGDSLLFTAGLLCATGSATAPGHLSLPWVLVAAAAGALAGAQTGFLLGRRAGPALLARTRSRKIADGAARASDILERYGHAKAVVLARFLPLVRTVLNPLAGALGVPVRTFTVWQVLGGLVWTVGLVLAGYALGASVPDVDRYLLPIVAVIVVVSLLPVALEAARSRRAHRADGGGA, encoded by the coding sequence ATGACGCCCGCGCACCAAGCCGCACCCCCGCTCCAACTCGCCGTGAACCTCCTGGACGCGCAGTCCCTGCTCGCCACCTTCGGCACGATCGGCATCGCCGTCGTGCTGTTCGCCGAGACCGGCCTGCTCATCGGGTTCTTCCTGCCGGGCGACTCGCTCCTGTTCACGGCGGGACTCCTCTGCGCCACAGGCTCGGCGACCGCGCCAGGACACCTGTCCCTCCCCTGGGTGCTGGTCGCCGCCGCGGCGGGCGCGCTCGCCGGGGCCCAGACCGGCTTCCTGCTCGGACGCCGCGCGGGACCGGCGCTGCTCGCCCGCACCAGGTCCCGCAAGATCGCCGACGGCGCCGCCCGAGCCTCGGACATCCTGGAGCGGTACGGGCACGCCAAGGCGGTCGTGCTGGCCCGCTTCCTGCCTCTCGTGCGCACCGTGCTGAACCCGCTCGCGGGCGCGCTCGGCGTCCCCGTACGGACCTTCACCGTCTGGCAGGTGCTCGGCGGACTGGTGTGGACCGTGGGCCTGGTGCTCGCCGGCTACGCGCTGGGCGCCTCGGTGCCCGACGTCGACCGCTACCTCCTGCCCATCGTCGCCGTCATCGTCGTCGTGTCGCTGCTGCCCGTCGCCCTGGAGGCGGCGCGCTCCCGGCGCGCGCACCGCGCGGACGGAGGCGGGGCCTGA
- a CDS encoding cytochrome P450, whose product MTETVATPPSDAPAFPSDRTCPYHLPDRYDDLRAREGSLQRVTLYDGRQVWVVTGHETARKLLADPRLSSDRSDPAFPATSPRVESFRQRRPGFIGLNPPEHGPKRRMTIGEFTVRRIKGMRPDIESIVHGFLDDMIAAGPPADLVSRFALPVPSLVICRLLGVPYEDHDLFQDASRRLVQSTDAAGAGAARDDLESYLGGLVDSLRGTSRPGLLSTLVTEQLETGAIDREELVATAILLLVAGHETTASMTSLSVITLLEHPEQWAALRADPALIPGAVEELLRYLAIADVVGARAVTADIEIDGQHIRAGEGVIIANSITNRDSSAFADPDTFDVHREARHHLSFGYGVHQCLGQNLARLELDIILTALLDRLPGLRLAVPVDRLDLRPGTTIQGVNELPVTW is encoded by the coding sequence ATGACCGAGACCGTTGCGACGCCCCCATCCGACGCCCCCGCCTTCCCCAGCGACCGCACCTGCCCCTACCACCTGCCCGACCGCTACGACGACCTCCGCGCACGTGAGGGGTCCCTGCAACGGGTCACCCTCTACGACGGCCGGCAGGTGTGGGTGGTGACCGGGCACGAGACGGCACGGAAGTTACTGGCCGACCCCAGGCTGTCCTCCGACCGGTCGGACCCGGCCTTCCCCGCGACCTCCCCGCGCGTGGAGAGCTTCCGGCAGCGCCGACCGGGGTTCATCGGCCTCAACCCGCCCGAGCACGGCCCGAAGCGGCGCATGACCATCGGCGAGTTCACCGTGCGGCGCATCAAGGGCATGCGCCCCGACATCGAGTCGATCGTGCACGGCTTCCTGGACGACATGATCGCCGCGGGACCGCCCGCCGACCTCGTCAGCCGGTTCGCGCTGCCCGTGCCGTCCCTGGTGATCTGCCGGCTGCTCGGCGTGCCCTACGAGGACCACGACCTGTTCCAGGACGCCAGCCGACGGCTGGTCCAGTCCACCGACGCGGCCGGGGCCGGCGCAGCCCGTGACGACCTGGAGAGCTACCTGGGCGGCCTCGTCGACTCGCTGCGCGGCACCTCGCGTCCCGGCCTGCTGAGCACCCTCGTCACGGAGCAGTTGGAGACCGGGGCGATCGACCGCGAGGAGCTGGTGGCGACGGCCATCCTGCTGCTGGTCGCCGGCCATGAGACGACGGCCTCGATGACGTCGCTCAGCGTGATCACCCTGCTCGAACACCCCGAGCAGTGGGCCGCGTTGCGCGCCGACCCGGCGCTGATCCCGGGCGCGGTCGAGGAGTTGCTGCGCTATCTGGCCATCGCCGACGTCGTCGGGGCGCGCGCCGTGACGGCCGACATCGAGATCGACGGGCAGCACATCCGGGCGGGCGAGGGCGTCATCATCGCCAACTCCATCACCAACCGCGACAGTTCGGCCTTCGCCGACCCGGACACCTTCGACGTGCACCGCGAGGCACGCCACCACTTGTCCTTCGGCTACGGGGTCCACCAGTGCCTCGGCCAGAACCTGGCCCGCCTCGAACTGGACATCATCCTCACGGCGTTGCTCGACCGGCTACCCGGCCTGCGGCTCGCGGTGCCCGTCGACCGGCTCGACCTGCGTCCGGGCACCACGATCCAGGGCGTGAACGAACTTCCGGTCACCTGGTGA
- a CDS encoding SDR family NAD(P)-dependent oxidoreductase — MSGDWTEQHIPDQHGRVAIVTGANTGLGFETARMLAGRGARVVLAVRDIEKGRRAAARIAGDVTVQALDLTSLDSIRSAAADLRATHPRINLLINNAGVMYTPKRTTADGFELQFGTNHLGHFALTGLLLDRLLPVPGSRVVTVSSTGHRIRAAIHFDDLQWERSYSRVGAYGQAKLANLMFTYELQRRLAPHGTTVAVAAHPGLSNTELARNTPAALRLPVGWLAPLLTQDAEMGALPTLRAATDPAVTGGQYYGPGNRGEIRGYPKLVTSSPASHDQDTQRRLWTVSEELTGVTFPALTAQRADS; from the coding sequence ATGAGTGGCGACTGGACCGAGCAGCACATCCCTGACCAGCACGGCCGAGTGGCGATCGTGACCGGCGCCAACACCGGGCTCGGCTTCGAGACCGCCCGGATGCTCGCCGGGCGCGGGGCGCGTGTGGTCCTCGCCGTCCGCGACATCGAGAAGGGCAGGCGGGCGGCGGCCCGCATCGCCGGCGACGTCACCGTCCAGGCACTCGACCTGACCTCCCTCGACTCGATCAGGTCCGCCGCGGCCGACCTGCGCGCCACCCACCCGCGCATCAACCTCCTGATCAACAACGCGGGGGTGATGTACACCCCGAAGCGGACCACCGCCGACGGCTTCGAGCTGCAGTTCGGCACCAACCACCTCGGCCACTTCGCCCTCACCGGACTGCTGCTCGACCGGCTCCTGCCCGTCCCCGGCTCCCGCGTCGTCACGGTCAGCAGCACCGGCCACCGCATCCGGGCCGCCATCCACTTCGACGACCTCCAGTGGGAGCGCTCGTACAGCCGCGTCGGCGCCTACGGACAGGCCAAACTGGCCAACCTGATGTTCACCTACGAACTGCAGCGCCGGCTCGCCCCGCACGGCACCACGGTCGCGGTGGCGGCCCACCCCGGCCTGTCCAACACCGAACTCGCCCGCAACACACCCGCCGCGCTCCGTCTGCCCGTCGGCTGGCTCGCGCCGCTGCTCACCCAGGACGCCGAGATGGGCGCCCTGCCCACCCTGCGCGCCGCCACCGACCCGGCCGTCACCGGCGGCCAGTACTACGGTCCCGGCAACCGGGGGGAGATCCGGGGATATCCGAAACTGGTCACCTCCAGCCCCGCATCCCACGACCAGGACACCCAGCGGCGCCTGTGGACCGTCTCCGAGGAACTCACCGGGGTGACCTTCCCCGCGCTGACCGCGCAGCGCGCGGATTCCTGA
- a CDS encoding phosphatase PAP2 family protein, with product METATQLLIAGGRDGFGLDGTAYTEVVDAAHRAPSWLDGLASAYSTYGLALFAVLMVIGWWRARDQDARRAVLALAAPALTVIAFAVSTGLKQVVREDRPCRSLRVITLEACPAPGDWSFPSNHATLAAAAAVALWFVSVRLGAVATVAALAMALSRVWVGAHYPHDSLAGLAVGALVALPLARAVSRHALTAAGFLGRTTRLRPLITS from the coding sequence ATGGAGACCGCGACACAGCTGCTCATCGCGGGCGGACGGGACGGTTTTGGCCTCGACGGGACGGCGTACACGGAGGTGGTCGACGCCGCGCACCGCGCCCCGTCCTGGCTCGACGGCCTCGCCTCGGCGTACTCCACCTACGGGCTCGCCCTGTTCGCCGTCCTGATGGTGATCGGCTGGTGGCGGGCCCGCGACCAGGACGCGCGGCGTGCGGTGCTCGCGCTGGCGGCCCCGGCGCTGACCGTGATCGCCTTCGCCGTCAGCACCGGGCTGAAGCAGGTGGTGCGCGAGGACCGGCCGTGCCGGTCCCTGCGCGTGATCACGCTGGAGGCGTGCCCCGCGCCCGGTGACTGGTCCTTCCCCAGCAACCACGCGACCCTGGCCGCCGCCGCGGCCGTCGCCCTCTGGTTCGTCTCGGTCCGCCTCGGAGCGGTCGCGACCGTCGCCGCGCTGGCGATGGCGCTCTCCCGGGTGTGGGTCGGGGCCCACTATCCGCACGACAGCCTCGCCGGTCTCGCCGTCGGCGCCCTCGTCGCCCTGCCGCTGGCGCGCGCGGTGTCCCGGCACGCCCTGACGGCGGCCGGCTTCCTCGGCCGAACGACCCGGCTGCGCCCGCTGATCACCTCGTGA
- a CDS encoding BlaI/MecI/CopY family transcriptional regulator, with the protein MSGKGRNERRQHGELVADVLAVLWAAGRPMTAQQVNTALDKGLARTTMATILSRLHEKGTLRRTPVTRGFAYEPVQDEAGLVAGRMRRELESDPRRDLVLKRFVSSLSEDDEETLRRLLLQAGDEPE; encoded by the coding sequence ATGTCGGGCAAGGGGCGCAACGAGAGACGTCAGCACGGCGAACTCGTCGCGGACGTGCTGGCGGTGCTGTGGGCGGCGGGCAGGCCGATGACCGCCCAGCAGGTGAACACCGCGCTGGACAAGGGGCTGGCCAGAACGACGATGGCCACGATCCTGAGCCGCCTCCACGAGAAGGGCACGCTGCGCCGGACACCGGTGACGCGCGGGTTCGCCTACGAGCCGGTGCAGGACGAGGCGGGGCTCGTCGCGGGCCGGATGCGGCGCGAACTGGAGAGCGATCCCCGCCGCGACCTGGTGCTGAAACGGTTCGTGTCGTCCTTGTCCGAGGACGACGAGGAGACCCTGCGGCGGCTGCTCCTGCAAGCCGGGGACGAGCCCGAGTGA
- a CDS encoding M48 family metalloprotease — protein MTYALVLVVVTLAFPWGGVAVAGRLADRLPPRSACRVLTGAAVLLAAGTVSALVGLAHVPFLAALERLPLARVLDVWPAAVPLAGAAGAVLLAHLVLLARRWSRHRSLIRRAWLSVDGGAGDGDLLVIPGRHVDAFALPGHRGRPGRVVVTAGMMRALTAGEREVLLAHERAHLARRHHLLSAAVDLAAVVHPAIRGLRKALAFHVERWADEEAAAAVGDRRAAAAAIARAALAGSAHGRTAGYPVLSATSGPVPRRVQALLLPEPAAPRGGARRAGAVALAATVVVAAVAALAFTYGLHEYVEYAARQLTTAA, from the coding sequence GTGACGTACGCGCTGGTCCTGGTCGTGGTGACCCTGGCCTTCCCGTGGGGCGGGGTGGCCGTCGCGGGTCGTCTCGCCGACCGGCTGCCGCCTCGCTCGGCGTGCCGGGTGCTGACCGGCGCGGCCGTCCTGCTGGCGGCCGGGACGGTCTCCGCGCTGGTCGGCCTGGCCCACGTCCCGTTCCTCGCCGCGCTCGAGCGGTTGCCGTTGGCGCGGGTCCTCGACGTGTGGCCCGCGGCGGTGCCCCTCGCCGGTGCCGCCGGAGCGGTGCTGCTCGCGCACCTGGTGCTGCTGGCGCGGCGCTGGTCCCGGCACCGTTCACTGATCCGGCGTGCCTGGCTGTCGGTGGACGGGGGCGCCGGGGACGGGGACCTGCTGGTGATCCCCGGCCGTCACGTGGACGCCTTCGCGCTTCCCGGTCACCGGGGGCGCCCCGGCCGGGTCGTCGTGACGGCCGGGATGATGCGCGCGCTCACGGCGGGCGAGCGCGAGGTGCTGCTGGCCCACGAGCGGGCGCACCTGGCGAGGCGTCACCATCTGCTGTCGGCCGCGGTCGATCTCGCCGCGGTCGTGCACCCGGCGATCCGGGGGCTGCGGAAAGCGCTGGCCTTCCACGTGGAGCGGTGGGCCGACGAGGAGGCAGCCGCCGCCGTGGGCGACCGGCGCGCGGCCGCCGCGGCGATCGCCCGCGCCGCCCTGGCCGGGTCCGCGCACGGCCGGACGGCCGGGTATCCGGTGCTGTCGGCGACGAGCGGTCCCGTGCCCCGACGTGTCCAGGCCCTGCTCCTGCCCGAGCCCGCGGCTCCGCGCGGCGGCGCCCGCCGCGCCGGTGCCGTCGCCCTGGCCGCGACGGTGGTCGTGGCGGCGGTGGCGGCGCTCGCGTTCACCTACGGGCTGCACGAGTATGTCGAGTACGCGGCACGGCAGTTGACCACCGCGGCGTAG
- a CDS encoding TetR/AcrR family transcriptional regulator, translating to MPPPHENLTDSPAGDHRRNPRRRGEELERAIFAATLAELAEVGYSGLTMERVAVRARTGKATLYRRWPGRAELVVEAYTSHHLIDAEPPDTGDLRADVIATLQQLSAKLTTSHGDILRGLLAETARNPDLARVIRERVHTAGPGRIRGVLCRAVARGDIEPWVLTSRRASVAVDLIRDHFLLYGAPIPVDVITEIVDDVYLPLLVAPRTGD from the coding sequence ATGCCTCCACCGCACGAGAACCTGACGGACAGTCCAGCGGGCGATCACCGCAGGAACCCCCGCCGCCGGGGCGAGGAGTTGGAGCGGGCGATCTTCGCGGCCACCCTCGCGGAACTCGCCGAGGTGGGTTACTCCGGACTGACGATGGAACGCGTCGCCGTGCGGGCCCGGACCGGCAAGGCCACCCTGTACCGCCGCTGGCCCGGCCGCGCCGAACTGGTCGTCGAGGCCTACACGTCGCACCATCTGATCGACGCCGAGCCCCCCGACACCGGCGATCTGCGCGCGGACGTCATCGCCACGCTCCAGCAGCTCTCGGCCAAGCTGACCACCTCGCACGGCGACATCCTCCGCGGCCTGCTGGCGGAGACGGCACGCAACCCCGACCTCGCCCGTGTGATCCGCGAACGCGTGCACACCGCGGGGCCCGGCCGGATCCGGGGCGTCCTGTGCCGCGCTGTCGCGCGCGGCGACATCGAGCCGTGGGTGCTCACCTCACGGCGCGCCTCCGTGGCGGTCGATCTGATCCGCGACCACTTCCTGCTGTACGGGGCCCCGATACCGGTGGACGTCATCACCGAGATCGTCGACGACGTCTACCTGCCTCTGCTCGTCGCACCACGCACCGGCGACTGA